One Deinococcus humi genomic window, TAAGCCGTGACCGCGCCGCTCCCGGCTTCGCCCGTTACCTCAGCCTCGGCCCTGGCTTTCTCGACCTGCCCACGCTTGAACGCCTGAGCGTCGGCGTGGCGCACATACAAAGCGCTTTGGCCGATCTTTCCGGTGGCCGTGCTGCAAATCAGGGCCAGATTCGGGGTCATGCCCTGTGGCAGCGTCACCCATTCATGGGTGGGGAGATTTGCATACGCGCTCTCCACAGGCACAATTTCCACCTTGTCCCACTTGCCGCTCCCCTCCTCCTGGGCCTTGATGAGTTCCAGCGCCTCAAGCTGTCGGTTCAGGGCCGTCTTGTGGTCCGCGAACTTGGCCGGAAAGTCGCCCAGCATCCCCAGCCCACCCTCGTCAATCCTGAGACCGCTGGCCTCCACATCGAACAAAGCATGCTCCACGAGAAACGCCCCGGCCTTCACGAGATTCTTGAGGGTAGAGATACTGTTGCCGTTGCGGGCGTGTTCGGTGAGGGATTTCTTCATGGCTCCGCTGGCCGCCGCGATCACCCTGGCGTGTTCCAGTGTGATGGCACCCTCGTCCAGCAGTTTGCGGCCCTCGCGCCCCAGACCTGCGGCCAATTGAGCGCGGCTTTTGACGGTGTTGGGGTGCTTGCCGTACTTGGTCGCCACATAATCCGCTGTGCGGCCCGCTGCCATCAGCGCCAGAAAAGCGTCGGCCTCCTCCATGGGCGTCATGTCCTGGCGCTGGCTGTTTTCCAGTGTGGCCACCTCGATCAGCTCCGCATCGGTCATCTCCTCGATCCGGAAGGGGAGGGGGTAGCTGTCCGGCACCTGATAGAACGCCTCGCCCATGATCGGGCGCCCGTTGGCATCCTCGCCAGTCTGCACCTGCACGGTCAAGCCCTGGACCAGCAATTCGACGGCCCGCTGACGGCGTTCGCCTGCGGCCAGCTCGATCATGCCGCTTTCTTTGGCGCTGGGCCTGCCGATCAGGTTTTGCTCAATGCCCGTGCGGATGACGTTCCCAGCGTCGTCAAACTTGGTCCGCTGAAAGATGCTGGCGGCAAGTTCCACGAGTTTGTCGTGGTCAAACCGCTTGCGGGGGTTCAGGCTGCTACGGCAGGTGCGGCTGTAAGGGATATTCACCACATCGGCGGTGGGGTCTGGGGTCACGAGGCGAAGTGGGGCGGGGCCAGTCATCTGTTCTGCTGTGGTCATATGGAACGCTCCTTTCCTCTGTCTAAGGTATTGACAATATAGTATATTCATTACTTACTGTCAAGACTTCAAGGAGAAAGTCAGGCCCCTCTCTTGCCGCCCCTATCGGCTTTTCCCCCGTCCCGCGCCCGCCCGACACGTCGTCCCCTCGGGGCGTCGTGTGCCGCCCCCAGCGGCGTGACAGAGTTCGCGTTCGCCGTAGTGTCGCCCGCCTCTCTGGGATCCCCCTTCACCCCTGCCCTTTGCTCTGGCTGCTGTCAAGCTGGGCCGCTTGAAGCGGCCCACAGCCGCAACCCGGCCTCCCTCTGCCGGGTTTGACAGCTTCCTGCGCGCTGCCCTCATCCTTTGGCCGCAGGCCAGCCGGAAAAATGTATGAGGCCGTTGCCAACATTTTCCGGCTGGCCGATGAGGTCCTTTTGGGCTGTTGATCTGTTGATCTCTTCAAAAAAGACGTGCGGTCAAAGGTCGCCGTATATTTTTATATTTCTATACTTCTGTGTTTTCAGGGTGCTGTGTTCGAGCCCAACTCAGACGGCGGAACGGGTGCTGCGCGGCCCCTGGGCCGCTCCGTGACACACAGTAAGTGCGTGGCGGTCAGAGTAGGTGTGCGGTTTGTACTCCCTGAGGCTGTGGCAAACCACATCAGGTCGTCGGGAGCTGTTAGAGACGCTGGACATTGCATGCTTGCACCGTAC contains:
- a CDS encoding ParB/RepB/Spo0J family partition protein, which encodes MTTAEQMTGPAPLRLVTPDPTADVVNIPYSRTCRSSLNPRKRFDHDKLVELAASIFQRTKFDDAGNVIRTGIEQNLIGRPSAKESGMIELAAGERRQRAVELLVQGLTVQVQTGEDANGRPIMGEAFYQVPDSYPLPFRIEEMTDAELIEVATLENSQRQDMTPMEEADAFLALMAAGRTADYVATKYGKHPNTVKSRAQLAAGLGREGRKLLDEGAITLEHARVIAAASGAMKKSLTEHARNGNSISTLKNLVKAGAFLVEHALFDVEASGLRIDEGGLGMLGDFPAKFADHKTALNRQLEALELIKAQEEGSGKWDKVEIVPVESAYANLPTHEWVTLPQGMTPNLALICSTATGKIGQSALYVRHADAQAFKRGQVEKARAEAEVTGEAGSGAVTAYPAANTSPKIREAAHIMAHRARTRAIQGHLATDPRMCLALACESLAKVTISRNGGGAMEIHLRGVKEVPLTEEGRALAAELASTFATVFALEESGRLTSRNFGFDVQEALTAPAVQTEDLLKLFAYLTHQQVGDWDNSLNPAPRRVKALAERLDVTNDVQECFTLSTSYLEGHTTDALLKLIETMPEAFRPVGLTKASKKEIVGLILEKASALKQAGWLPDLVKF